Proteins from a single region of Phycisphaerae bacterium:
- a CDS encoding site-specific integrase — translation MPKLTKKLPSYRLHKVSGHAVVTLAGKDHYLGTHGSPESIDAYKRLISEWSAAGPAATAATVAATKAGADFRICELLAAYYEHADRYYVKDGEPTGEAKNIKDATRLLQAFYGMTPVVEFGPMALKAVRQKFIEAKLSRRVINYRVNRIRRVFKWGVENQLVAPGVLHALQAVAALRAGRTEAREPGPVRPVSEESVSAILPFVTPQVRAMIELQQLTGMRPNEVTAMRPVDIDRSQATWIYRPARHKTEHHGIERLIYLGPRAQAIITPYLLRPADSYLFSPKDAVKQSRDRLRRGNNPPKKRRLSPKRIPGNRYTRRSYYSAIKRGCEKAGIEVWGPNRLRHSAATYLRKRFGIEAARVVLGHRSSAVTEVYAELDRTKAADIMAEVG, via the coding sequence ATGCCGAAACTCACCAAGAAACTGCCGTCGTATCGTCTTCACAAAGTGTCCGGCCATGCCGTCGTCACGCTCGCCGGAAAGGACCATTATCTCGGCACACACGGCTCGCCCGAGAGCATCGACGCCTACAAGCGTTTGATTTCCGAATGGAGCGCCGCCGGTCCGGCGGCGACCGCAGCGACTGTCGCCGCGACGAAAGCCGGCGCCGATTTCCGAATCTGCGAACTGCTGGCCGCGTACTATGAGCACGCCGACCGCTACTACGTCAAGGACGGCGAGCCAACCGGCGAGGCCAAGAACATCAAGGACGCGACGCGCCTTCTGCAGGCGTTCTACGGCATGACGCCCGTCGTCGAGTTCGGCCCGATGGCGCTCAAGGCCGTGCGGCAGAAGTTCATCGAGGCCAAGCTCTCGCGGCGCGTCATCAACTACCGCGTCAACCGCATCCGCCGCGTGTTCAAATGGGGCGTCGAGAATCAGCTTGTCGCTCCCGGCGTGCTTCATGCCCTCCAGGCCGTCGCGGCGCTTCGCGCCGGCCGCACCGAGGCCCGCGAGCCCGGGCCGGTCCGTCCCGTCTCTGAGGAGAGCGTGAGTGCGATCCTGCCGTTCGTGACGCCGCAAGTGCGAGCGATGATCGAGCTTCAGCAGTTGACCGGCATGCGACCCAACGAAGTGACGGCCATGCGGCCGGTGGACATCGACCGTAGCCAAGCGACATGGATCTATCGGCCGGCCCGCCACAAGACCGAACATCACGGCATCGAGCGGTTGATTTATCTCGGCCCCAGGGCACAGGCGATCATCACGCCCTATCTGCTGCGGCCGGCCGATTCGTACCTATTCAGCCCGAAGGACGCCGTGAAGCAGTCCCGCGACCGATTGCGTAGGGGCAACAACCCGCCGAAAAAGCGCCGGCTGTCGCCGAAACGCATTCCCGGCAACCGCTACACGCGGCGGAGCTACTACAGCGCCATCAAGCGTGGCTGCGAGAAGGCCGGCATCGAGGTGTGGGGACCCAACCGTCTGCGGCATTCCGCAGCGACGTACCTGCGGAAGCGCTTCGGCATCGAAGCGGCCCGCGTCGTGCTGGGGCATCGCTCAAGCGCCGTTACCGAGGTGTACGCGGAACTGGACCGCACGAAGGCCGCTGACATCATGGCGGAGGTCGGGTAG
- a CDS encoding XRE family transcriptional regulator has product MRMLEEQLPNAVIGERLRLARETAKLTQAAAADAIGAVRTTIVAIEQGQRRVRMDELQQLAVLYGTSANAILRREAVHIDMVPRFRKLPQSSSRSIDDAVQLLNDLVRAEVELENVLGIRRRLNYPPERPLLPGDVQSQAEQNAQELRDWLGFGAGSIVDVVSMLELQLGVRVYLRPMSGKISGLFAYDETVGACILLNANHPAERLRQSGIHETAHFLSTRFQPEVLTEDEQFASREEKYANCFARCFLTPARALRQRFAEITAGQTHLTRRHIILLAHAFGVSREAIGRRLEELSLAREGTWDWFVANGGISDEQATQVLGELPDKWGHAVGSRGPVPQRLALLVRESWKRELYSEGQLASLLHLDRHELRELLDGAEGEETEANELFKLTH; this is encoded by the coding sequence ATGAGGATGCTAGAAGAACAACTTCCTAACGCCGTGATCGGAGAACGGTTGCGCCTTGCCAGAGAGACGGCGAAGCTCACCCAAGCAGCGGCAGCCGATGCCATTGGTGCGGTTCGGACTACAATAGTGGCAATTGAGCAAGGTCAACGACGCGTTAGGATGGACGAACTTCAGCAGTTGGCAGTCCTTTATGGTACTTCCGCAAACGCGATTCTTCGGCGTGAGGCCGTGCATATCGATATGGTCCCACGATTTCGAAAACTCCCGCAGAGTTCGAGTCGTTCGATCGACGATGCGGTCCAACTGCTAAACGACCTCGTACGCGCCGAAGTGGAACTCGAGAACGTACTTGGCATCCGGCGGCGATTGAATTATCCACCTGAAAGGCCGCTCCTTCCAGGTGATGTACAATCGCAGGCCGAACAAAACGCACAGGAACTCCGCGACTGGCTTGGATTCGGAGCCGGCTCTATTGTGGACGTTGTCTCAATGCTTGAGCTTCAACTCGGGGTGCGCGTTTATCTTCGCCCAATGAGCGGCAAGATCTCGGGCTTGTTTGCGTATGATGAAACTGTTGGTGCTTGCATACTTCTGAATGCGAATCATCCGGCGGAGCGACTCCGACAATCTGGCATACATGAAACTGCTCACTTCTTGTCCACGCGGTTTCAACCTGAAGTTCTTACTGAGGACGAACAATTCGCCTCTCGCGAAGAAAAGTATGCCAATTGCTTCGCGCGGTGCTTTTTGACGCCCGCACGCGCCCTTAGGCAGCGATTCGCGGAGATCACAGCCGGACAGACCCATCTGACGAGGCGCCACATCATCCTCCTTGCACATGCCTTTGGCGTGTCCCGTGAGGCGATAGGCCGACGGCTTGAGGAACTTTCCCTTGCACGTGAGGGCACCTGGGACTGGTTCGTTGCCAATGGCGGCATTAGCGATGAACAAGCGACGCAAGTCCTGGGCGAACTGCCGGATAAGTGGGGCCATGCGGTAGGCAGCCGTGGGCCGGTACCGCAGCGACTGGCTTTGCTCGTGCGAGAGTCGTGGAAGCGAGAGCTTTACAGCGAGGGGCAGCTTGCGAGCCTTTTGCACCTTGACCGCCACGAGTTACGTGAACTTTTGGACGGGGCCGAAGGGGAGGAAACGGAAGCCAATGAGCTCTTCAAACTCACTCATTGA
- a CDS encoding 7-cyano-7-deazaguanine synthase: MTFSDTESNGIPELGIDVVEPGRRARNGRAKLELNRDITFSTAGLESYAFARWEPLIYDAMVVAATVECGDRMLKRPQQGWPRKLSLRIPVHDPDRWQADSVVKPLRDALEFLTGDNWSICFSRRFSKAQSPSQEYLKLSTDTKAVIAYSDGMDSRAVACILGQSLGDGLVRVRVGPTKWDCSVHSSKRIPFATVPYETSSTVCKRESTARARGFKFALISGIAAYLTHANEVVIPESGQGTIGPALVSVGHGYPDYRNHPLFTVRMQRFIQALLGRQIKFLHPRIWHTKAETLRAAVSISNDRNIGDTRSCWRDNRWSSINGVRRQCGVCAACMLRRVAVHEAHLSEPADTYIACAMNAASLDKAVVSKFTKLTKAFREYAIAGFLHMDHLAEMADDWSLPSTNTHGTLLAPALGLSVEDACRRLRAMLSRHANEWKKYLESLGPNSFLMKWARGQS, from the coding sequence ATGACTTTCAGCGACACCGAATCAAACGGCATTCCCGAATTAGGGATCGATGTGGTTGAGCCTGGACGCCGCGCAAGAAACGGTCGCGCGAAGCTCGAACTTAATCGCGACATCACGTTCTCGACGGCAGGGCTTGAATCCTACGCCTTTGCACGATGGGAGCCCCTGATCTACGACGCAATGGTGGTGGCCGCAACCGTTGAATGTGGTGACAGGATGCTTAAACGTCCTCAACAGGGTTGGCCGCGAAAGTTATCGCTTCGCATCCCGGTCCACGATCCAGACCGATGGCAGGCCGATTCAGTGGTTAAACCGCTTCGCGATGCGCTCGAATTCCTGACCGGAGACAACTGGTCTATTTGTTTTTCTCGGCGATTTTCCAAGGCTCAATCTCCATCGCAAGAGTATCTCAAGCTCTCAACTGATACCAAGGCCGTCATTGCATACAGCGACGGTATGGACTCTCGCGCCGTTGCATGCATCCTAGGTCAGTCACTCGGGGATGGCCTAGTACGAGTTCGGGTCGGTCCAACGAAATGGGATTGCTCGGTACATAGCTCTAAGCGTATCCCGTTCGCAACGGTGCCATATGAGACGTCCAGCACTGTGTGCAAACGAGAATCCACTGCTCGCGCTCGTGGCTTCAAATTCGCCCTAATCAGCGGCATCGCGGCCTACCTAACGCATGCGAACGAAGTCGTGATACCTGAAAGCGGACAAGGCACAATTGGACCGGCATTGGTCAGCGTCGGCCATGGATATCCTGATTACCGCAATCATCCTCTATTCACTGTTCGAATGCAGCGTTTCATCCAGGCGCTGCTCGGGAGACAGATAAAGTTCCTTCATCCGCGCATTTGGCATACGAAAGCTGAAACGCTTCGCGCAGCGGTGTCAATCTCGAATGACCGCAACATCGGCGATACAAGATCCTGCTGGCGGGACAACAGATGGAGTTCCATCAACGGTGTACGGCGCCAATGCGGTGTTTGCGCTGCGTGCATGCTTCGACGTGTAGCTGTTCACGAGGCGCATCTTAGCGAACCAGCCGACACCTATATTGCTTGTGCGATGAATGCAGCCAGCCTTGATAAGGCTGTTGTCTCTAAGTTCACCAAGCTGACAAAGGCGTTTCGCGAATATGCAATCGCAGGATTTTTGCACATGGACCATTTAGCTGAAATGGCAGATGACTGGTCACTGCCATCCACCAACACGCACGGGACGCTTTTGGCGCCGGCGCTGGGTTTGTCGGTAGAAGACGCGTGTCGGCGACTGCGGGCCATGTTATCGCGGCACGCTAACGAATGGAAGAAATACCTAGAGTCGCTTGGACCTAATTCTTTCCTGATGAAGTGGGCGCGGGGTCAATCATGA
- a CDS encoding DUF1580 domain-containing protein yields MIDTGVENLIPLRAVPQLLPSRPNGKRLHISAVYRWTLRGVKGIRLETVRIGGTTYTSREAIQRFSERLSGSEQSPQLVNPVSRSRQRQLEEANAAVAKALAHGPPLQRFGAIKH; encoded by the coding sequence ATGATTGATACGGGCGTTGAAAACCTGATTCCCCTCCGCGCCGTGCCGCAACTGCTTCCGTCGCGGCCGAACGGCAAGCGGTTGCACATCAGTGCCGTCTATCGCTGGACGCTGCGTGGCGTGAAAGGTATCCGACTGGAAACCGTGAGGATCGGCGGCACGACGTACACGAGCCGAGAAGCGATTCAGCGATTCTCTGAACGCCTATCCGGTTCTGAACAGTCGCCACAACTCGTCAATCCTGTCAGCCGCTCGCGGCAGCGCCAACTTGAAGAGGCGAATGCAGCGGTTGCGAAGGCGCTCGCGCATGGACCGCCCTTACAGCGTTTCGGTGCAATTAAGCACTAA
- a CDS encoding TerB family tellurite resistance protein has protein sequence MVTIPELAIDWLFRKAGEWLASANGKPDEPSGPEPEVGFLNDDLGRRVRITLPPGTGDGLYASVMMMTTDGDYVKAVNEYADSDGDFFQLDRFDDDVAAMYIPFSALIYPRAGEYELRVAIVCLDNDGDIADYLGRWVYKFRLPARKKWNKCAYLRPLIELCMIVVRANGSAVPEKVRQMRVSLTKLFDITPAELPALRDAVKGASATNVRSLVEQTWLRCFKLKGAVLLELLTLIAKSDGDLTAAELTIIRDTALALGVKESEWPSIAEELGLALDDPWETLGVPRGASLDDIKTAYRRKISECHPDRFGQVPKEFQALATQLTVTLQSAYERLKSRCEAS, from the coding sequence ATGGTGACCATTCCAGAATTGGCAATCGATTGGTTGTTCCGCAAGGCAGGCGAATGGCTCGCTTCAGCCAACGGCAAGCCGGACGAACCGTCGGGACCGGAGCCTGAAGTCGGGTTTCTAAATGATGACCTCGGTCGCCGGGTTCGGATCACACTGCCGCCCGGGACCGGTGACGGACTCTACGCCTCGGTCATGATGATGACGACGGACGGAGATTATGTGAAGGCGGTCAACGAGTATGCCGACAGCGACGGCGATTTTTTCCAGTTGGATAGATTCGATGACGATGTAGCCGCGATGTACATCCCGTTCTCCGCGCTCATCTATCCAAGGGCCGGCGAATACGAGCTGCGCGTCGCGATTGTCTGTCTCGACAACGACGGCGACATCGCCGATTACCTGGGGCGCTGGGTGTACAAGTTTCGACTGCCGGCGCGCAAGAAGTGGAACAAGTGTGCGTACCTGCGTCCCCTGATTGAACTCTGCATGATCGTCGTCCGCGCCAACGGGAGCGCCGTTCCCGAGAAGGTCCGGCAGATGAGAGTTTCGCTCACCAAGTTGTTTGACATCACTCCCGCTGAACTTCCCGCGTTGCGCGATGCGGTGAAAGGCGCGTCGGCGACCAATGTACGGTCGCTGGTCGAGCAAACCTGGTTACGCTGCTTCAAACTGAAGGGTGCTGTCCTGCTCGAACTGCTGACGCTCATCGCCAAGAGCGATGGTGATCTAACAGCCGCGGAATTGACGATCATCCGCGATACGGCGCTGGCCCTCGGCGTGAAGGAATCTGAGTGGCCGTCGATCGCGGAGGAGTTGGGCCTCGCGCTCGATGATCCCTGGGAGACGCTGGGCGTACCGCGCGGCGCTTCGTTGGACGACATCAAGACCGCCTATCGCCGCAAGATATCCGAGTGTCACCCCGATCGATTCGGGCAGGTGCCGAAGGAATTTCAGGCACTTGCAACGCAGCTGACGGTCACTCTGCAATCCGCATACGAACGGCTCAAGAGCCGCTGCGAAGCATCCTGA